Sequence from the Epinephelus moara isolate mb chromosome 19, YSFRI_EMoa_1.0, whole genome shotgun sequence genome:
TCGAAgtttatgcttttatttttaaggcaACACAGcctaacttcctgtttagttATGGCCGTCAGTTAGCTCAATGCAGTTTCTGTCTTATCCATCCCGGTGGACTTGACCTGGTATTAGAGCATCACTCTCAAGTCCCGCCGCTGAGGTGAACGGCGTGATTGTTTCCAAGGAGATCTCAGGGTCATCCTCAAACTGGACAGTggcaggaagcagcagcagcctgttgTTGCTCTGGGAACCATTGGAGATGATCGACTCCTCATCAAACTGTGCGCTCATGTCCTCCAGGTGGTCGGACCCGACGTTAATGGTGCAAGGATGCTGCTGTGGCTGCGCAGGGACCAGCGCCTCCTTGTGGAGCGTGGTGTCATGGTGGTAAGACACAAGCTCGTCGCTGAAGTTCACAGCCTCCACCGTGTTGTTGGAGCACATTTGGTTGCAGCCCAGGATGGTGGCGAAGGCCCGGCGGAAGTCTGCGTTGAATGCGTAAATGACCGGGTTGAGGGAGGAGTTGGCCCAGCCGAACCAGACGAAGACGGTGAAGGTGGTGTCGCTGACACAGGGCGGGTCACAGAACGGGACCGTGCAGTTGAGGACGAAGAACGGCAGCCAGCAGAAGACAAACACCCCCATGATGATGGAGAGCGTCTTCAAGACTTTGGTTTCCTTCTTGAACGACGACTTCAGTGAGGCTTCATCGTTGGGtcgatgctgctgctgctggtttcgGTTCATGCCGTGACCTTGGTTCTGCGCCTGCTCCGCCGCCCGCTCCAGAGATGTGATCCGACGGATTTGGGTCTGAGCAATCCTGTAGATCCGGGTGTAGGTGGCGATCATGATCACCACCGGGATGTAGAAGCtgatgagggaggaggagatggcGTAGGTTTTGTTCAAGTTGGCGACACAGCTTTTAGCGACGGCGCTGGTGTTGAGGTTGAGgttgctgctgtttgtgaaGTTCCTGCCACTGGCGGCCATCATGTccatcacctcctccatcacctcttcctcctcctccccaacCTGGTGCCAGTTGAGCTGCACTGGGATGAAGGAAATCAGGATGGACAGCGACCACGCCACCCCGATCATGACAAACGCCACCCGGTGAGTCATCTTCCGCTCATACTTGAAGGGGCTGGCGATGGCCCAGTAGCGGTCCACACTGATTATGCACAGGTTCAAGATGGAGGCTGTGGAGCACATGATGTCAAAGGCGATCCAGACCCCACAAAAGCGTCCGAACAGCCACGTGCCGGTCACCTCAGTGATGGCCTCCCATGGCATCACCAGCACGGCCACGAAGAGGTCAGACACGGCCAGAGAGATGACGAAGAAGTTGGTGACTTTGGAGCGCAGGTGGCGGAACCTGACCACGGCGGCGCACACCAGCGTGTTCCCGAGCAGCGTGGACACGATGAGCAGGAAGAGGACGCAGCCGACGAGGACGCGCAGTCCTCCGCTGCCTGCACCGCTCCCGCCGTCCTCGTCgtcgtcctcctcttcctcgccGCCTGTCCCGTCCAGCTCCGACAGAACTTGGGTGAAATTACTCCACATCGTGTAGTTCTCCATTTTTCCTCCACAGAGACAGTGATTAGAGGTGTTTACAGGTCATTAACACCCGCATGTAAAACAACCGCTTCTCTTAATTCCAGCAGCTCCTGACGCACAAACCATCATCTGATCTCTCAGTGATGGATAAAAACAGTGAGAGGAAAAGATCTTCAATAAAAATCCAGTTTAATCTTCATATGCAGGCGTCTTCTTCAAATGAGATCCTCACTCCGGACACTGAAGGGCAAATCAATAACTGGAAAAGCGCTCCGCCAGAATTTATCCTCAGAAACTGAAACAAtaataaagattttttaaaataattcaaatcATAACTTAATATCAGTGATGCTGATGAGTCCTGTCGAAGCTGAGTGTCCCCACAGAGAGGTAAAAAGGTCTCTGTCCCGGTCTTTTGTCCTGGTGTGACTCACAGTGGACTCACCTCTCTCTCAGTGTGACGCTCAGACTCTGTCAGGTGGAAGCCTCTGCGGGGCGCGTTACCTCCTCAGCACAGGTAATAGATTACAGTCATATCAGTGGAGAGTGTTTTAGCTTTGAATAGAAATAAAAACGAGTCCAAATAAAAAGTTCATGTCTGGCTTATAATATCATGTATGTGCGTTTCTGCGAGAAATAAACctctaaattaaaaataagataaatatgATTATAAAAGGAATTTATCATatagtatttttaattttatcttaTAAATAACTGTTATGCAGTTATTTATAAGGAACAGAGAGGTTTTCTTAAGTAATCTGGCATCATGCCTTCATCCTTTAACACATTATCCAATCAGACTCATTACTACAGGCTAATATTATCAATATTTTACAGGATCTACATGAACTCAGCACACAGTGACAGCTTGtttatttcctgcattttaaaatgaaatatccgTCTGACAGaagaaataatttaatttgcGTCTGGCTGGGATAAAAGGAAATACACTTTACTTCCTCCTAAATCTTCATTATGATATTTTTCCTTCTCTGCTCGTGTGTTAAATTTGATTTTATATAACAAAGACAGACGAGAATAACAATAGGATGATAAAGTAAGCACACTGTTgatcctttatttatttatttatttatttatttatttagcagaCAATAAGCAACAATGACTG
This genomic interval carries:
- the LOC126406865 gene encoding D(1)-like dopamine receptor; this encodes MENYTMWSNFTQVLSELDGTGGEEEEDDDEDGGSGAGSGGLRVLVGCVLFLLIVSTLLGNTLVCAAVVRFRHLRSKVTNFFVISLAVSDLFVAVLVMPWEAITEVTGTWLFGRFCGVWIAFDIMCSTASILNLCIISVDRYWAIASPFKYERKMTHRVAFVMIGVAWSLSILISFIPVQLNWHQVGEEEEEVMEEVMDMMAASGRNFTNSSNLNLNTSAVAKSCVANLNKTYAISSSLISFYIPVVIMIATYTRIYRIAQTQIRRITSLERAAEQAQNQGHGMNRNQQQQHRPNDEASLKSSFKKETKVLKTLSIIMGVFVFCWLPFFVLNCTVPFCDPPCVSDTTFTVFVWFGWANSSLNPVIYAFNADFRRAFATILGCNQMCSNNTVEAVNFSDELVSYHHDTTLHKEALVPAQPQQHPCTINVGSDHLEDMSAQFDEESIISNGSQSNNRLLLLPATVQFEDDPEISLETITPFTSAAGLESDALIPGQVHRDG